The Apostichopus japonicus isolate 1M-3 chromosome 3, ASM3797524v1, whole genome shotgun sequence region GCAATGTTAAACACTATTACCTATATTGTACTCTCTGACACTATGAAggacaatggggggggggggagggggaggagggttgGGGATCCATGTTCCCCAAAGTCAGGGCTTCTATAGTGATGGGCGTACACATTgctaaattatttcattttcattttgtctaCTAATGCAGGAGAGCAGAAGAGCAATTGGAGACCGTTTGGCAGAGTGCTACCTCCGATAACCAACGCATCCAAGCCAAACTTTCCAGGTCTCTCCGACCCTCGTCCCTCGAGGGACATCATAACGGTGCTTTTGGATCAGACTCCGATAACAGAGGCCTCTTGTCCTCTGACAGCGAGAACTGAGGCTGTCGAAAAtctattctttttttattaatctAACAATAGATGAAAGAAACATTTGTAGCCAATCAGCAGTTCTGAAATTAGTGGAGTTATCACACACGGCAATGTGTCTTTAATTGGTTTAAAAGTTGTTATGACTTTTAGATGGTGACAACCAATTACCAATAAGGTAaattcatgttttgtttcttttcatttggaAACGTCTACCTGGGAATGCAAGGCAACTGCCAGGATGACAGAATGGTCTGGAATTCACGGTAAAGAAAGTTGTAAAATGTCACCGTATGTGACCAATCTTGACTATTAGTTGATTTTGTGACGATGCAGATCAAATTtaaatgcctttttttttccttttaaaataACTTGACTTCAATAGATGAACatttaacattaaaaaatgtGTAATATCAATAACCAAAGGTTACGTGGCTTTAAAAACAATATCGATCAGTCTTTCAGATGCATTTACAGTATACTGCAAAATAAGTCCTAATTGGACACTTTAAAATTGAAAAGCAGATCAAACTTTCCCAAAAAATTGAGAACTGATTTCCTGTATGACTATAGGTggactgtactgcactgtactgacTCATTTCTTATTCACTTTTATTCAGATTTTATTGTGAAcattatattataatttaagATTTTATGTTTTAAAGTCAAGTTAATAGCATTCGAGTACTTATTCATTTACTATTCCCATAGAGTTTAAACCTCTTTAGGATTTCCATGGAAAATGTGTCTGTAAGTTAACCTATATGCGAACTTCAAACGTTCTCATAAAACAGACTTCGATACAATAAGGTATAATTAGATTTTAAACACAAACTACTTTAGGAAAAATTAAGCAAGTTTCAAAGTGAATGTCGGTGAAACATTTCGAGATACAAAACTTCAATCTTTGTAatgtatacattttaaacatagtcaattttcattttttagcATGTACATATTCTGTTTGGATGTGAGCTCCTTCCTGATGGTATGGAGATTCTTGTCGTAATCATAAATCAACAACATGATGGATGTTTACGACACTGTGTAAAATTTCCGTAATTCATGTAAGATTATAATATGTGTAAATggttatattaataataaatgtcataaaatgtgtatatttacgATCCAACTGTTAGttacatgttttttattttgtcagGTTTTATTTGATATATGATTAATAATCACTTTTATCCAGCACTAAGTATTCTGATATGAAACACTTTATCACCTTGACTAATTATGCACCTGCTTCTGCAGtgcaataaatatttgaatgtcCGTCCTATAGCTTAGACATTCCTTTGAGTAAATCGATATCTGTCTGGTTTTAGGTTTTATATAGTTTTTTTATTCCATGTACAAAAATTTCTTTGCTATGCAGGAAATTGCCATTATCTGTTGTACACACACTTGTTTATTtgtgtctatatatatttatatatatacaggatatatacatatatgtttgtgtgtgttttatatatatatacacatttgtaCAAACAAGTCACATCTATACATACCAATTATCATGTATAGTATGTTCCCTTTTCCAATGGACTTGTGATACAAATCCGACGTAACATCACCACGATCATATGGTTAGTCTTGATGTAAATGGGACTTCAACTTTCAGTGGATCAACTAAGTAGTTAGGTCAAAATGCACAGGCTTTattttgggtgacttttctgaAAAAGTACCAATTATCATAATTTCATTCATATTGTTACATAACATTACAAACTATGTCATGGTTGAATGTTATATGTGGTTAACAACTTATGATGGCTAAGATTGtgtatgttttctttcttcctaTATTCGACCTACTCAATCATAAGGGAGTGCTGGTCAGCTTGTACAGGTTGCATTTATGCAGCTGGTTACTCGGTTCTCATTTACATTCGAGTTGCCACTGTTTATCTCTAGTGTTCATTCCTGTGTATTAAGTATCATGTTGTTCAGGGTGCTAACTTTACAAGTTTATATATAGACTTTTATTGACTTAATTTATGTACTGAAAATCTCCCAATCAAATTTGATTGTGTGGAAGAGGTACAACTCTGTGGTGTAATTAATTCACAGTTAGGATTAAaaggtttttttaattttaaataaatttcgAAATTATATATTGAACATTGCTTTTTGTGTTTTATTAGTTTGTAAAAAATACTTTAATATTATCTTGTTAATTTTTTGTCATCTCAGTAATTTATCAAAGGAGGGTCTATCATGCAACCAACATTTCAAGAAAACTCAAAAAAAGTTAAACGAAAAAATGCTTCAGTTCAAACAGtctttattttcttattctACAAGGACATAAAACCAACAGAGCAGTGTCTtaaattgaaagaattttttCTTAGTATTTACAATTACTGAAATAAAAAGTATTAAACAATGAAAAGTCCCAATTTCGATCTGTGTTCAATAGTAATTTGCTGCAAAACTAGGGAAGAGAACGGTCAGAATATTCCACACCTGATTTGAGACCCAATCTggaatttttttccccccagTAAATCGATTCACTCCAATGAGCGAGAAAGCAATTCATTCTTTTTGGACACAAATCAGACAAAACATAGCATAAAGCCCAAAACCATATTGTTGATCTCAACATATGCTACAGTACACAGTGACACCACATCAAGTCACGCTGTGATTCTAATCAGCTGACATTTAGTGAGGAGTAACATGTCAAATAGCATTGTAGCTTAATGAAAAAGTACAACAAAAAGTTTAGTAGGAAGGGTCTACagaaaatgttgacaatttctagaggtcattttttttggggaCACATTTCAACAGTATACAGTGATATTTAGCACTGGCAAATTGACCCGTCTGGCTGTGTATTTTCTACAGTTATTATTTGAAGGTATCTCTGGAGGTATCAATAATCAAGGAAGCTTTAAAACACTGCAACAGGGATAACAAGATACATACAAAGATGGAGTGACAACgtacaaacaaatttaacaagCTATTGCTCTACTGAAAAATATATGTTGGATAAAAACCCATAAACCAAAGGATGCAACTATTTGAGGTAAAAAATGATCATAATTGATGCCTTGCTTTGGACAAGCCACAATGATGCCAAAAATAACTACTTTGCATTACTCGCACAAAGTTGTCGGTACTGCTAGAACAACGTGAAAATGGTCACCTGTGAAGAATCTTAACGACCAGTTCGCTGCTAATCCATTGTATTAATCTCAGCGAAGACCCTGCACCATCTAACTGGGGTGACATTAGGGTTCGACAAATCTCCATAATTTGGGAAAGTTCACATCTGTTTTTGCACACAAAGTATGGAAACTTCACACAGATTCTCAATTCATGTACAAATGCAATTAGTTGGGTCCAGACAAAATATGATAATGAACCCAAGCAGTTGCATTTTTCATCTGATTCTTTGTTAAGTTAGATCACTTCAATTCAAAACTTGCAACTTTAAGACAAGTTCACCGTGGGTGTGACATGTCTTCTGGAGACCTATCCCAGACGTAAGACATGTCCCCACCCACCattcatttagtgtttatatgAACAATAATAGACAGTGTCTTACAAAATGCCTCAGTGATATGATGATTCTTTaaggggaaggggaaaaaagcggtaaaacataaaaagaatTTGCACAAAGGACAAAATGGAGGATGTCTTCACCTATGGACTACGCACACCTCATATTGCGTGACCATTTGTAATGTTATGGCTTTATGAGATCCAATGAGATCGTCCGTGCACTTTCACACACGATGAGCACAGGAGGTTTAATTTGATATGAATCAGGGAACAGATAAGACATAATATTGAATGAAGTTTTAGCTCAATTTGCAAAGCTATTATGTCCTCATGCTCTTTGTTCACAACTTAAAAAGTTAAATGCCATACAGATACATTTCAAAATACCTCTTTGCTAACAGGAGTTGGAAACTGTGATGAGGTTCCTCCTTAGGCATTCCTTATTActcttttatttcttcttcttaattTTCCCCTAGATATTTGAAATGACAGCAGAGAGCGTTCATATCTTAAACACTGAAATTTACCGTGGTTCTGAGGGGACAGGCGAGTTGTAGACTTAAGCTAACGTTACATCTTTACAAAATTTGTCGCATTGATGAGATACTGTGTCTCACGTAACTTGTCGGATAAAACGATTGCTGTCAAGTTGAGTTGGAAAAGTATCAAATTGCTGAGTTGATGTGTTGCATCAAACTAAAGATTATATTATATCTTGGCAAAATTTTCATCTCGacaaaaatcatattttggacgtgaagtctACAACTCGCCTGTCCCTTCAAGAACCACGGTAGAACTTTTTCAGCTATAAAAACTAGATCAAAAAAAGCAACAACAGCTACACAGGCCTTTTGTAGGAAATTAACTTTCTGCACACTATAGCAATCTACGAtgcaccccccctcccccacctcatcATTCACCTTCTACCATTTCCTCTCCTAGAGATTTTCCAAACTGACAAACTGTCAAAATATCTTGAGATTTCTTGATCTGACTAAAAAACTTcttctataaatattcattctAATACAAAATGGTAATTACAAACCAACAGGGATGTTGTCCTAAAAATCTCACAAGAAGCACTTTGAATCTAAAATCCCGCCACCATACTGAAGCCATCAACGGCGCCTGCCTCTATTCCTGCTGTTGGACCGACGGACCGGACTGCGTCTGGGACTCCTTCTAGGGCTCCGTCTTGGGCTCCTAACCATCGCCTTTTGTCTATTCCGGGCAGCAGCTTCCTCCTTTTCCTGCTCTTCTCTCCTTTGTCGAATCCTCTCTTCTCTTTCTTTGTCTTTCTCTAGCATCGCTTTTTCGTTCTCCTTGGCctaagagagagagggggacaAGAAATGGAAATATATACTTTTTCCGTATCGTACttacgacaaaaaaaaataaaactttcacAGAAGGTGAAGTGTGATCAACTCTCATCATTATCCTGTGCCTAATAGATTTAagtaaaaacagaaaagaaaagtttgaaacTATTTGTGATTATATCCCAGCATTTCCCAATATTCACATTTTTGGCTATTGTTACCCAATATTTCACACCTAGTATTTCCAGCCTCTGTTTTTTACCCAGAGCATCTACGTTGGTCTGATTTCAACCACAGACGTTCTGGGACTTTGTCATTTCATTTGCAGGATGGCACATGGTAGTATTCTACAACTTAAATAACACGATCCCCGAGTCAATCAGACTTCTATTTCTACGTACCTTCTCTTCCGGTAGAGGCAACCAGTAGATGCAGGGGGTAGCTTTGGTCTTCCTGAAGAGATCGTCTAACAGCTTGGCGGGCGGTTCTTCCGTCTCTGTCTTCTTCTCTGCTGCGGtgtgtaaaaacaaaaacaggacGCAATttaagaaagttaaaaaaagaagaaggtataaatttgttaaatttaacCACATTCAACATCAAAGCGGACTGAATGATATAGAGGCCTAAGGATCACCTTTCAGACACTTTTCAGGTCATCCTACGGGGAGCTGGACTCTCTGTTGTCTGAACAGGAAAGGTTTTTGCCCAAGAAACATTATGTTATGGAAGCTCAGAGTAAGAAACCAATGACCATTGGAGAAACTTTGGCAGTAATGCGAGAGTGTTGGTGATCGAAACGGACACTCTGGCATCTCCGTCTGCCTTTTAGATATAAGACCTACAAGCAAATCTACCTGCACCCTCAAACGAAACCAAAAGACACCAcaaatgcaacaaaaaaaacatttaactcCTCTGTTTGCAGTCCAGAATTTGAAATACGAGGAATACTGTTAAAGAATGtatgatatttataaagataTGTCCTCTTACAAGTATTTTTGAAATTGCTTATAGATCACTAAAATTTGTACCCATTGAAACCCActtctattttttctttattaagtCTTCTCAATTTTTCAGGATCAACTTATTactttttctgaatttttcAAAGAGTGAGAGCACAGAAACCCTAGAAAATCCTTCATTACAGTTCTGACTTATtggttttcattttaaagggaGATGGTAAACCTTTCTTGTTCCTGTCTTTGTCTTCATCTCTTCTGCGGATTTCTCTTTGCGGGCTCTTGTCCTTCCCCCTGTCCCACTCTCTCTCTGACGTCCGCCTCTCCTTCACCCGGCCTGTCTCTCTTTCCCTCTCGCTGTTTCTCCTCTCCCTGAAGCTCTCCCGACCGGCCCTCAGTTCTTCCTCTTCCCTCCTGCTTCTTGATTTCAGTGGACTTCTAGCCCTTTCTTTCGGTTGTACAGGTGCTGATTCCTTTGTTGCTGTTTTGCCGAGATATCTGTCCAACTACAGGAAATTAAAATTGTGTGTCATTGTTCATGAAAAGCAAAGTGGCATTTTTATCACCTTAAGGAAACAACTCTTATTTCGTCGTCGACAATTTCTCCCTTACGTATAGCAATTGATAAAGCCTGGCTGCCCCGTTGAAAGCGACATTGCACACTGccagaaaaaaattaacacttttcttaaaagagaaaaatattccacacttttCGGTTATAAGCCCCATCTAAATATCTTGTTGCAAATTTGACATATAGGGTTGatttgaatgtaacctattctGACCAGCTAAACCCTCAAATTCTTCAAGGGAGAGGAGCCCAGTAgttggtctgtgatgtcatcaccgCTAAGTTTTCCTTCTACTATAACTTAACTTTAGTGAAGGAAAATGCCAGCTTAACATTTAACAAATATATAGATACTCTAGCAAAACAACTAAACATGAACCGTTTAAATAAGAACACTCTGCAAAGGCTTACCTCGGACTGAGTAGCAAATTCTATATTGAGAGTCTTTGGGTTGCTCTGTGGCCAGGTAGCTCCATGCAAAGATTCCCGACACTTCTCAGCTCCCTGTAAGGACTGAAACTGTAAAACAAAGACAGAAGAGAAATACAAGGAATTGAATTTCATCTTTCAAGAAAAGTCAACAATTTAAGGCATGAACACAAAGACAAATGCTgatccccttcccctccctccccctccccctaaacaAAACTATCTATGTATGTTTCCTCTATGTGACCAGAACTCATTAACCTATCATGCATGGCCAAGTCTatggaatgaaaaaaacaaaaaactaaatTGCAAACATTAATAGATTCACAAGACATGTATAACATTGCCATCACCTTAacgatctgctttattggctccaattatagcacgctatagctaggaaagttttgtgattacataATCGACATGCCACGGTCATAAATCAacctcaggctctacaattagcctgcatagcttcttaacactaTTAAGCTCTTCgggtaaacactgtgtggaaatatgttcatgtctacagtgtagttaatcgtACAGCATTCACACAAAAGACATACAAGAAGaaatatgtggcaggcattgcagactaattggtgaaaagaggtcattttacagccaaggcaggtcgattacatcatctcaagaaacttttccatgatagcgtgctatagttggggtctatacagcagacctttaactGAAAATTTGGCATGTCTGGAGCTGGGATAGGGAGCACCTACATTTAAATGTTTTATCTAGCAACAGGttatacacacatacatcaatTAGGAAACTTGACTGCAGAATCACTTACGGTTGCATAGCAGTGAGATTTGATAGTGTTAATCCAGAACCCTTCTTCAGCCAATGTCCCAAATCGACCGAGGAGAGCTTTAAGTTGAGGTATGGTGAAAGGACGGACCAGGTTCATCACGTGAAGGATTTTCGAAGCGGGAAACCTTGAGGAGGTCACCTTGGCATTGTCTCCTCTGATTGGCTCGTCAAACGATGCCCTCAGGACGTCTTGTATTTGCGCTCTTTTTTCCGTTACTGTTGTGAATGGATAAAATTATCGACAAACAGTATCATTTCAGCTGAACTTTACAGACCACACCTGTTTATATCGACTGTTATGTCACTCTAACAAGCCAACAACATATTTTATGCTCATATGTATTGGCATGTTGTGAAATCTTATTTCACAAAACAACTCCACCAGTAGCTTGGAATAATACATTTCCACAAGGAATCATCATATCACATGACCTCATCCTGAAAGACGTACAGACTGTGACTGCAAAGACtaaacaaaaaagacaaaaattgaatcaaacagccaaaatattaccaaatattTCTCTATTTatgatcttttcttttcttgcttaCGTTTCTTTCTCATATCCACCTCTTTCTTCTTAGTGTTTCTCTCCTCCTCTTCGTCTTCTAATGGAATGTCCGATAATTCATCGTCTTCGTCGCTGTACACTACCTGCTGTCTCTTCTTGACCCCATCTTcgtcatcctcctcctcctcctttgtCTCTTTGTTGTCCTCTTTggtttgacctgtgacctccgTCTCCATCTCGCCTCCAGATTCTGCTTCCTTAGCTGAggcttcctcctcctcctcgccTGCCTCTCCTTCATCCTCCTCCTCGCCGTCATCGATGTCACTCTCTTCCTTTCCGGAGTCATCTCTATCTTTATCCTTTGAAACCTGAACAAAGAGTGATGACAAATGGGAACCGACTTCCTCAATCAACAGTATTTCTAGAGGCAGATGTGCAATATACAAATGATGAAATTGTTTGTGTCAGTTTGACTGATCCCTATTGTATTCACACATGATTGGATACCCTTCAATCTGACTAAGGTATCCATATACTTACAAGAACACTTGGCTGCCCTGGTAAGTCAGTTTCAACTTATTTGAATACAGAATGTTTTGTGTTTCACAAATTCAGTGCTTGAGTTTGGTGTGACAAATGAAACACTTTGTGCTCTCCTTTGCTCTCCTTCGAGTACAATACAACGGAAACCACAGAGTTAAAAATCATACACAAATGGGGTCAAGGGTCAGCCCCAGGGAATTGACATGGGAGTTCTTTGTATCGTCTCACCCTTAACGTTACCCTGGCCCAAAGCTATGGTGGCTACAAAAATAAAGAACTACACAGGACGAACTGTTTCAAACAAGAATTCCCCAAATTTCCATGTCTAGATCATATTTCCttccatttttcatattttcttttgtagGTTCCTTCTTGCATCATTCCAATTAGCGGCAAACACTTGTTGCTCTTTACTTAAACAGACGAGAGATGAAATGATTGAGACAAGGTCAAAGCTACTAAACTAACGTCGACAATATAAGAGAATGAAGTCATTACCGAGGACGACGTCTCTTTCTTCTTTAGAGTGACCTTTCTGCCAAGTTCTTGTGGCCTCTCGTTGTTATCGGCGATGCTCTCCACCTTACTCTCTGCTGCTAGGTCAACCTCCATCTCCACTTCCAGTTCAGCTTCCATGTCTTTGATATCAGGCATGATCTCCTGCAAAAACAATTCTTAATATTATTAccctttcttttcttgttttaataTCTACATGTAACAATTCTCCCTTACCTTCCCACTCGTGTAGGcaacaaaatatttactttcatattcagTAACCATGGTAAGGTTCTTAACCAGGGTTGttgatttttctattttttaaaaagaattcagatatttttcttcaagtttaaATCAGATGTATTTGATTTGaaccaattttcttttttttcatcccATGAAGTGTAACATATGCATAATGAGTTTGTTTTTTATACTGGAAAGCGTTAGTTTTAGTAAAATGCAGTCTCAAGATAATATATATCTTGTGTAACTTTGAAATTAACTATACTTAATTTTATAAAGTTAATGAAAGTTAAGTCCTCAATCGTGTGATAAGTCTTGAGATATCACTGATAATAAAGACCAACAAAATTAAGAATTAAGTTGTATGTAATCTACAACTTCTTGTATTCACTTCCTGGGTTAAAGGAAAGATTTGAGAAGGCTGGCACTTATTTTCTCTAGTTGAAATTATTTCGTTTTAAtgtaaaatgacaaaaaatcaGGGTGATTTAACTTGACTTAATATCGCCAATCATGTTCATAACTTTACGACTAGCACCTCTAAGCAAAGAAGTGGTTAACCCAACTGTGGACTGACTACAACCACTTTACCAATTTCGTGAAATGATATTCCGAAGATGCTGGTTTTAATCAAACTTTCAAGTCGAAAGCTTACTCCAAAAGGAGTGTCTAATTTTGAAGTTtgtaaatctttttttttaagtcttgaCTTGATTGTAATATCTTGGATCTGAGTGCAGTTCCAACTTACACTGTTGTTAAGGGGCTTGGTAAATGCTCATGCCTACCCAAAGAACATCTAAGTGTATAAATTCTACATAGGTGTATTTATTTTACACAGGTGTATTCATTTACATAGGTGTATTCATTTACATAGGCGTATTCATTTCCTGATGAACGCACGTCTCCAGTAGACAAAGTGAATTCAAATCTCGACAAAACAGGAAGGTAATCAACATGTTGGAATTGTTCCTGCACCATaaggaaaataaaattataatacCATCAGAACAAGTGACAGCACAATGCAGATTATATCCCTTCCTTATCTACTTAGacctttctttttgtttttgagtTATCATTAGATTGATACTATACCTTCAAGACATTTGTGCTGATGTTAACACTTGGTTTCTTCTTGGCGGAATCGTGAGATTTGGTAGAGCCCCATCTTCTCTTTCTCTGAGGTGCAGCTGTACTTccttccttctccttctcttcaTCTTTATCTTTCTTCTCCTTTGCTGTTCATTTTtcaaaaaaccccaaaaaaaaacaaggaaagaaaaaagaggaatATTTAGGTTTATATCCCACAGTACATCTGTTTAACACCAAGTTTACAAGCTTTGTTTTTCAAACTTACAACAAAGTTTCAATTTGAGCTTCTGAATGGTAACAGACAATCATAATTTGTAGGTTTTAATAAAGTTTGCCGAGATATTTTTGGGTCTACCaagatatttcttttttttgctCAGTTGTGTTGTCCTTTGATGGTAAGAGCGGGAAGGAGAGAGCggtgtggggtgggtggggttgagttctttattatttcttttacatttcATAATGTAAAAATGAACAGATGATGACTGGCTGTGTTTCTTCCAAACTGACCAAAGGTAGTAGAGGACTTGGGAGAGAGGGtcgaagggagggagggagaagggagggagggaggaagggagggaggaagggagggagggagggagggagggagagagtgGGGTAGTGAGTGAGTAAGGTGGGAGGGAAATATTTAATCATAACCGCATTTCCACGATCATATGTACAGAATCATCAGAGTTGACTGTTTACTTACATTTAAGTGAAATCCTCCTGGTCTTGACAGGTGCATAGACCTTCTTGGAGCTGTCGTCCTTCTTATAAATAATCAGAGAACCCTGAAAGGATGTCATAAGATAAGTATGTCAATAAGGATACATACAACTTCTGATACAAATGTTCATCTGTCTGTCCTTCTGATTGTTGCTGTTTTAACACTACTTTCCTGCTTACCTATTTTAGTgtatactactactacagtAGTACAGTTACACAATTCTTCAACAGGTCAGTACAAGTGCACAGACAGTTTTCAATGATAAACAATACTAAGTGTCAATTTATTCCATGACAACTATGAAACATAGGAAACATGGCACTAGCTTAAAGCTTCACTTTTTAGGTTTGCAGTTCCAGAGAACCACCAATTTTGCTCAGGGATTGAGGCTTAAGCGTCCACTGCAGTCTGGATTTAGGTACCATACACAGACAAGAAATTGATCAAAACTTTTCAGCATATGAATCCAAATTATCGacaaagaaactaaaaagaCCAGATTGCTTCAACTGTGGTTTAAACTT contains the following coding sequences:
- the LOC139959941 gene encoding uncharacterized protein isoform X2, with amino-acid sequence MAEPVAFAEELTIKGKALDTLRVVELKQELKKRGLPTGGSKVQLIDRLKAQLELEQLQKNASSSTGITQQSFEDESVSSNAFVKQYLREQQELLEEQRREKEQAKKDQEQSASIHSEEPKDKGESPLADKEEEAETPESDTAVSKEVEREVVVPEEAMAKEKEGKTQKGRRRKKSSTSEQSNEVVEGRSRRSSSRRSAAQSNAAETEKVDAKAEVKVEAGKDTKEKKEEKRDEKDSKGDGEEVLKKEKEEVAKEREKEEKSEVEQKKKVKEVDEPKKEEPGDLVKSKAKEEKRENGDREESVKEEARSVEGTGEDDAKHSREKEEVAMEVGTTHETDRSDRKRKKEVGQEDGDQGKKKKKERTRSRTSESDVSLNEKAKDEGGQTGKDPAKEKSGDARKDEETISVKLEEAKKDKVVVKGDDEMKGDKGGERKSKQDGEGEKKRDRDGSQSQKEEKEEDMEAEEATDSSARKEPVKEEKSPEVEVKEEKGGKGVEKIEKVQEVEDGEVEDEDDHDSGRKPAAAEEKQKDNTSKEEKIEGDKREGVKKGSLIIYKKDDSSKKVYAPVKTRRISLKSKEKKDKDEEKEKEGSTAAPQRKRRWGSTKSHDSAKKKPSVNISTNVLKEIMPDIKDMEAELEVEMEVDLAAESKVESIADNNERPQELGRKVTLKKKETSSSVSKDKDRDDSGKEESDIDDGEEEDEGEAGEEEEEASAKEAESGGEMETEVTGQTKEDNKETKEEEEDDEDGVKKRQQVVYSDEDDELSDIPLEDEEEERNTKKKEVDMRKKLTEKRAQIQDVLRASFDEPIRGDNAKVTSSRFPASKILHVMNLVRPFTIPQLKALLGRFGTLAEEGFWINTIKSHCYATFQSLQGAEKCRESLHGATWPQSNPKTLNIEFATQSELDRYLGKTATKESAPVQPKERARSPLKSRSRREEEELRAGRESFRERRNSERERETGRVKERRTSEREWDRGKDKSPQREIRRRDEDKDRNKKAEKKTETEEPPAKLLDDLFRKTKATPCIYWLPLPEEKAKENEKAMLEKDKEREERIRQRREEQEKEEAAARNRQKAMVRSPRRSPRRSPRRSPVRRSNSRNRGRRR
- the LOC139959941 gene encoding uncharacterized protein isoform X1 — encoded protein: MAEPVAFAEELTIKGKALDTLRVVELKQELKKRGLPTGGSKVQLIDRLKAQLELEQLQKNASSSTGITQQSFEDESVSSNAFVKQYLREQQELLEEQRREKEQAKKDQEQSASIHSEEPKDKGESPLADKEEEAETPESDTAVSKEVEREVVVPEEAMAKEKEGKTQKGRRRKKSSTSEQSNEVVEGRSRRSSSRRSAAQSNAAETEKVDAKAEVKVEAGKDTKEKKEEKRDEKDSKGDGEEVLKKEKEEVAKEREKEEKSEVEQKKKVKEVDEPKKEEPGDLVKSKAKEEKRENGDREESVKEEARSVEGTGEDDAKHSREKEEVAMEVGTTHETDRSDRKRKKEVGQEDGDQGKKKKKERTRSRTSESDVSLNEKAKDEGGQTGKDPAKEKSGDARKDEETISVKLEEAKKDKVVVKGDDEMKGDKGGERKSKQDGEGEKKRDRDGSQSQKEEKEEDMEAEEATDSSARKEPVKEEKSPEVEVKEEKGGKGVEKIEKVQEVEDGEVEDEDDHDSGRKPAAAEEKQKDNTSKEEKIEGDKREGVKKGSLIIYKKDDSSKKVYAPVKTRRISLKSKEKKDKDEEKEKEGSTAAPQRKRRWGSTKSHDSAKKKPSVNISTNVLKEIMPDIKDMEAELEVEMEVDLAAESKVESIADNNERPQELGRKVTLKKKETSSSVSKDKDRDDSGKEESDIDDGEEEDEGEAGEEEEEASAKEAESGGEMETEVTGQTKEDNKETKEEEEDDEDGVKKRQQVVYSDEDDELSDIPLEDEEEERNTKKKEVDMRKKLTEKRAQIQDVLRASFDEPIRGDNAKVTSSRFPASKILHVMNLVRPFTIPQLKALLGRFGTLAEEGFWINTIKSHCYATFQSLQGAEKCRESLHGATWPQSNPKTLNIEFATQSELDRYLGKTATKESAPVQPKERARSPLKSRSRREEEELRAGRESFRERRNSERERETGRVKERRTSEREWDRGKDKSPQREIRRRDEDKDRNKKAAEKKTETEEPPAKLLDDLFRKTKATPCIYWLPLPEEKAKENEKAMLEKDKEREERIRQRREEQEKEEAAARNRQKAMVRSPRRSPRRSPRRSPVRRSNSRNRGRRR